From Micrococcus porci, one genomic window encodes:
- a CDS encoding lipoyl protein ligase domain-containing protein, producing the protein MSTQTTHHGEFKVLGGKLVAADLEVQDGVIVRASVNGDFFLEPDDALEDINAALTGLPADTEHHVLAERVRAGLRPEARLFGFDAEAVATAVRRAVGLATTWESHRWEILPPEPLPIEMNTALDQILTEDVAAGRRNPVMRLWQWTEPAVVIGAFQSLANEVDPDGVTRHGIHVVRRVSGGGAMFMEADNCVTFALSAPASLVDGIDTAESYPFLDEWVMEALRELGVQAFYQPLNDIATDQGKIGGAAQKRFGATGLLHHVTMSYDIDADKMTEVLRIGREKLRGKGVASAKKRVDPLRRQTGVPREQIWETMMAVFERRYGARRVELDADTRARAEELARTKFSSPEWTARVP; encoded by the coding sequence ATGAGCACCCAGACGACGCATCACGGAGAGTTCAAGGTCCTCGGCGGAAAGCTGGTGGCCGCCGACTTGGAGGTGCAGGACGGGGTGATCGTCCGCGCGTCGGTGAACGGCGACTTCTTCCTGGAGCCGGACGACGCCCTCGAGGACATCAACGCCGCGCTCACCGGGCTGCCCGCGGACACCGAGCACCACGTGCTGGCCGAGCGCGTCCGCGCCGGGCTGCGCCCCGAGGCCCGCCTGTTCGGGTTCGACGCCGAGGCCGTCGCCACCGCCGTGCGTCGTGCGGTGGGTCTGGCCACCACGTGGGAGTCCCACCGGTGGGAGATCCTCCCACCCGAGCCGCTGCCCATCGAGATGAACACCGCCCTGGACCAGATCCTCACGGAGGACGTGGCCGCGGGCCGCCGCAACCCCGTGATGCGCCTGTGGCAGTGGACGGAGCCCGCCGTGGTGATCGGCGCGTTCCAGTCCCTCGCCAACGAGGTCGACCCGGACGGCGTCACCCGCCACGGGATCCACGTGGTGCGGCGCGTCTCCGGCGGCGGCGCGATGTTCATGGAGGCGGACAACTGCGTCACGTTCGCCCTGTCCGCGCCGGCCTCGCTCGTGGACGGCATCGACACCGCCGAGTCCTACCCGTTCCTGGACGAGTGGGTCATGGAGGCCCTCCGGGAGCTTGGCGTGCAGGCGTTCTACCAGCCGCTCAACGACATCGCCACGGACCAGGGGAAGATCGGCGGCGCGGCCCAGAAGCGGTTCGGCGCCACCGGGCTGCTGCACCACGTCACCATGAGCTACGACATCGACGCGGACAAGATGACGGAGGTGCTGCGGATCGGCCGGGAGAAGCTGCGGGGCAAGGGCGTCGCCTCCGCGAAGAAGCGCGTCGACCCCCTCCGCCGCCAGACCGGCGTGCCCCGCGAGCAGATCTGGGAGACCATGATGGCCGTGTTCGAGCGCCGCTACGGCGCCCGCCGGGTCGAGCTCGACGCCGACACCCGCGCCCGCGCCGAGGAACTGGCCCGCACCAAGTTCTCGTCACCGGAGTGGACCGCCCGCGTCCCCTGA
- a CDS encoding type B 50S ribosomal protein L31, with product MKSEIHPDYRYVIFNDLASGEKILTRTTATSEKTAEWTDGNTYPVIDVEISAASHPFYTGKQRIMDTAGRVERFNARFKGFGGKK from the coding sequence ATGAAGTCTGAGATCCACCCGGATTACCGCTACGTCATCTTCAACGACCTCGCCTCCGGTGAGAAGATCCTCACCCGCACCACCGCGACCTCCGAGAAGACCGCCGAGTGGACCGACGGCAACACCTACCCCGTGATCGATGTCGAGATCTCGGCCGCGTCGCACCCGTTCTACACGGGCAAGCAGCGCATCATGGACACCGCCGGCCGCGTGGAGCGCTTCAACGCGCGGTTCAAGGGCTTCGGCGGCAAGAAGTGA
- a CDS encoding TrmH family RNA methyltransferase has translation MPDDGAPAPFPGEVRLQSAADLADPRLAPYTTLTDAALRRDVDAAHGVFLAESSPVVRRALDAGHAPRSFLLGDRYRETFADVIAAHPGVPVFTGPDEVLTALTGFHLHRGALAAMDRPAPRSVAEALDGAHRVLIAEDLVDHTNLGAVVRSAVALGWDALLLTPRAADPLYRRAIRVSMGTVFRLPWARADGPLEEALPALRAAGFATAALEVTDRAVGLDSPELEPVRTAERLALVLGQEGPGVRPETLAAVDAHVVIPMPAGVDSLNVAAAAAVALWELRPRDTPAA, from the coding sequence ATGCCCGACGACGGCGCTCCCGCACCGTTTCCGGGGGAGGTGCGCCTGCAGTCGGCCGCCGACCTGGCCGATCCCCGGCTCGCGCCGTACACGACGCTCACCGACGCGGCCCTGCGCCGGGACGTCGACGCCGCCCACGGCGTGTTCCTCGCCGAGTCCTCGCCCGTGGTGCGCCGCGCCCTCGACGCCGGGCATGCCCCGCGCTCGTTCCTGCTCGGGGACCGCTACCGGGAGACCTTCGCGGACGTGATCGCCGCCCACCCGGGCGTGCCCGTGTTCACCGGCCCGGACGAGGTGCTGACCGCCCTGACCGGATTCCACCTGCACCGCGGCGCCCTGGCCGCGATGGACCGGCCGGCGCCCCGGAGCGTCGCAGAAGCACTGGACGGTGCGCACCGCGTGCTCATCGCCGAGGACCTGGTGGACCACACCAACCTCGGGGCCGTGGTCCGATCTGCGGTGGCCCTCGGCTGGGACGCGCTGCTGCTCACCCCGCGGGCGGCGGACCCCCTCTACCGGCGCGCGATCCGCGTCTCCATGGGGACGGTGTTCCGCCTGCCCTGGGCCCGGGCGGACGGTCCCCTCGAGGAGGCGCTGCCCGCCCTGCGCGCCGCCGGGTTCGCGACGGCCGCCCTCGAGGTGACCGACCGCGCCGTCGGCCTGGACTCCCCGGAGCTCGAGCCCGTCCGCACCGCCGAGCGCCTCGCCCTCGTGCTGGGTCAGGAGGGCCCCGGCGTGCGGCCCGAGACGCTCGCCGCCGTGGACGCCCACGTCGTCATCCCCATGCCGGCCGGCGTCGACTCCCTGAACGTGGCCGCAGCCGCCGCCGTGGCGCTGTGGGAGCTGCGGCCCCGGGACACGCCCGCGGCCTGA
- a CDS encoding sulfite exporter TauE/SafE family protein encodes MDLLTAPVLGMDLWQVALVLLAGFWAGTINSIIGSGTLVTFPVLVAVGFPPVTAQVSNAMGLVASGFSGTYGYRRELRESRALLPRLTLASFLGAVIGATLLTVLPPTVFASVAPCLLVLALTIVVLQPRIQAWVRRRSAGEHGHVPGADSPVPVGPASPALWTLVFLTGIYGGYFVAAQGVMLMAIFGVMLVGGTLVHANAVKTWLSLTVNLTAAVFYLVFAFDRIDWRAVLLIAVSSLVGGSVGARIGRRMSPTALRVTIVVIGVAGLVSMLSRLAGA; translated from the coding sequence ATGGACCTGCTGACCGCCCCGGTCCTGGGCATGGACCTGTGGCAGGTGGCGCTGGTCCTGCTCGCCGGGTTCTGGGCGGGCACGATCAACTCGATCATCGGCTCCGGGACGCTGGTGACGTTCCCGGTGCTCGTGGCGGTCGGCTTCCCGCCGGTGACCGCACAGGTCTCCAACGCCATGGGGCTCGTGGCCTCCGGCTTCTCCGGGACCTACGGGTACCGGCGGGAGCTGCGCGAGTCGCGGGCGCTGCTGCCCCGCCTGACCCTCGCCTCGTTCCTGGGCGCCGTCATCGGTGCGACGCTGCTGACGGTGCTCCCCCCGACGGTGTTCGCCTCTGTGGCCCCGTGCCTGCTGGTGCTCGCCCTGACCATCGTGGTCCTGCAGCCGCGCATCCAGGCGTGGGTGCGGCGTCGCTCGGCGGGGGAGCACGGGCACGTGCCCGGCGCCGACTCGCCGGTGCCGGTGGGGCCGGCGAGCCCTGCCCTGTGGACGCTGGTGTTCCTCACGGGCATCTACGGCGGGTACTTCGTGGCGGCGCAGGGCGTGATGCTCATGGCGATCTTCGGCGTGATGCTGGTCGGCGGCACGCTGGTGCACGCCAACGCGGTGAAGACGTGGCTGTCCCTGACCGTGAACCTCACCGCCGCCGTCTTCTACCTGGTCTTCGCCTTCGACCGCATCGACTGGCGTGCCGTCCTGCTGATCGCCGTCTCCTCCCTGGTCGGCGGGTCGGTGGGGGCGCGGATCGGACGCCGGATGTCCCCGACGGCGCTGCGCGTCACCATCGTCGTGATCGGCGTGGCGGGCCTGGTGAGCATGCTGTCCCGCCTGGCGGGGGCCTGA
- a CDS encoding ABC transporter ATP-binding protein, whose translation MNTAPQDPSPRPVVEHDVFTPDEDAVLQLRDVAVRRGAKQILAGIDWTVRAGERWVVMGPNGAGKSTLLQIAASRMFPTSGDVAILDEVLGAVDVFELRPRIGLSSALLANQVRDDETVQDAVITASYGMTGRWREEYEVEDRARALGLVSEWGLSRLAHRRFGTLSEGERKRVLIARALMTDPELLLLDEPAAGLDVAGREALVGQLSELAADEDAPATVLVTHHLEEVPPGFTHALLLADGAVVQAGPLEETLTAEHLSTAFGTPLRVTRADGRYTAVAA comes from the coding sequence ATGAACACCGCCCCCCAGGATCCGAGCCCCCGCCCCGTCGTCGAGCACGACGTGTTCACCCCCGACGAGGACGCCGTCCTGCAGCTGCGGGACGTCGCCGTGCGCCGGGGCGCCAAGCAGATCCTCGCCGGGATCGACTGGACGGTCCGCGCGGGGGAGCGCTGGGTCGTCATGGGGCCGAACGGCGCCGGCAAGTCCACTCTGCTGCAGATCGCCGCCTCCCGCATGTTCCCCACGTCCGGCGACGTCGCGATCCTCGACGAGGTGCTCGGCGCGGTCGACGTGTTCGAGCTGCGCCCGCGCATCGGCCTGTCCTCCGCCCTCCTGGCGAACCAGGTGCGCGACGACGAGACCGTGCAGGACGCCGTCATCACCGCCTCCTACGGGATGACCGGCCGGTGGCGCGAGGAGTACGAGGTCGAGGACCGCGCCCGGGCCCTCGGCCTGGTCTCCGAGTGGGGCCTGTCCCGACTGGCGCACCGCCGGTTCGGCACGCTGTCCGAAGGCGAGCGGAAGCGCGTGCTGATCGCCCGCGCCCTCATGACCGACCCCGAGCTGCTCCTGCTGGACGAGCCGGCCGCCGGCCTGGACGTGGCCGGCCGCGAGGCCCTCGTGGGCCAGCTGTCCGAGCTCGCCGCGGACGAGGACGCCCCCGCCACCGTCCTGGTGACGCACCACCTGGAGGAGGTGCCCCCGGGCTTCACGCACGCGCTGCTGCTGGCCGACGGCGCCGTGGTCCAGGCGGGACCGCTGGAGGAGACGCTGACGGCCGAGCACCTCTCCACCGCCTTCGGCACCCCGCTGAGGGTGACCCGGGCGGACGGGCGCTACACCGCCGTGGCGGCGTGA
- the serB gene encoding phosphoserine phosphatase SerB, with the protein MTQARHLLYRAVPAGTDSPVAPAWAPLPADAEHLAADGLAGLRWEGSVPSAEEATALPEDWALASLPQSVAAAPTPLVVTDVDSTLIQQEVIELLAAHTGREAEVAAVTERAMRGELDFAQSLHARVEALAGLPASVVDDVVARVRPTDGAVELIAAVNAAGGRVCAVSGGFTQVLAPLAEAWGVHAYCANELEVRDGHLSGKVLGDVVDRAAKAAMLRAWAEDAGLSPEQAVGVGDGANDIDLLEVAGCGVALCAKPILREHADVVIDVPSFTPLRWLLGL; encoded by the coding sequence ATGACCCAGGCCCGCCACCTCCTGTACCGCGCCGTGCCCGCCGGGACCGACTCCCCCGTCGCCCCCGCATGGGCGCCGCTGCCCGCCGACGCCGAGCACCTCGCCGCGGACGGCCTGGCCGGCCTGCGCTGGGAGGGGTCCGTGCCGTCGGCCGAGGAGGCCACCGCGCTCCCGGAGGACTGGGCCCTGGCGAGCCTGCCGCAGTCCGTGGCCGCCGCCCCGACGCCGCTGGTGGTCACTGACGTGGACTCCACGCTGATCCAGCAGGAGGTCATCGAGCTGCTGGCCGCCCACACCGGGCGCGAGGCGGAGGTGGCGGCCGTCACGGAGCGGGCCATGCGCGGCGAGCTGGACTTCGCCCAGTCCCTGCACGCGCGCGTCGAGGCGCTGGCGGGGCTGCCGGCCTCGGTCGTCGACGACGTCGTGGCCCGGGTGCGGCCCACCGACGGCGCCGTGGAGCTGATCGCGGCCGTGAACGCCGCGGGAGGCCGCGTCTGCGCCGTCTCCGGTGGATTCACCCAGGTGCTCGCACCGCTGGCCGAGGCGTGGGGCGTGCACGCCTACTGCGCCAACGAGCTCGAGGTGCGGGACGGGCACCTGAGCGGGAAGGTGCTCGGCGACGTCGTGGACCGCGCGGCGAAGGCGGCGATGCTGCGTGCCTGGGCCGAGGACGCGGGGCTCTCCCCCGAGCAGGCCGTGGGGGTGGGCGACGGCGCCAACGACATCGACCTGCTGGAGGTGGCCGGCTGCGGCGTGGCCCTGTGCGCGAAGCCGATCCTCCGGGAGCACGCGGACGTCGTCATCGACGTGCCCTCCTTCACCCCACTGCGGTGGCTCCTCGGTCTCTGA
- a CDS encoding SDR family oxidoreductase — MTTQDLAGKGVVVTGSSRGIGAETAQLLAARGAGVVVNYRQKAPRANKVVQAIEAARGRAVAVGGDVTVAEDRAALLDAAIDNFGSLDVLVLNASGGMESQFGEDYAMTLNRDAQAALADAALERMSAGGQIVFVTSHQAHFIDEVATMDAYEPVARSKRAGEDALRERIPAFEAKGVGFVVVSGDMIEGTITATLLNRAEPGAIEARREAAGKLYSVEEFAAEVAALVGRTDLEVGHTELVGGAQDFLGQD, encoded by the coding sequence ATGACCACCCAGGACCTCGCCGGCAAGGGCGTCGTCGTCACAGGATCCTCGCGCGGCATCGGCGCCGAGACCGCACAGCTGCTCGCCGCCCGCGGGGCGGGCGTCGTCGTGAACTACCGCCAGAAGGCGCCCCGCGCGAACAAGGTGGTCCAGGCCATCGAGGCCGCCCGCGGGCGCGCCGTCGCCGTGGGCGGCGACGTGACCGTGGCCGAGGACCGCGCGGCGCTGCTGGACGCGGCGATCGACAACTTCGGCTCCCTGGACGTGCTGGTGCTCAACGCGTCCGGCGGCATGGAGTCCCAGTTCGGCGAGGACTACGCCATGACGCTCAACCGCGACGCTCAGGCGGCCCTGGCCGACGCCGCGCTGGAGCGCATGTCCGCCGGCGGGCAGATCGTGTTCGTGACCTCCCACCAGGCGCACTTCATCGACGAGGTGGCCACGATGGACGCCTACGAGCCGGTGGCCCGCTCCAAGCGCGCCGGCGAGGACGCCCTCCGCGAGCGCATCCCGGCCTTCGAGGCCAAGGGCGTGGGCTTCGTCGTGGTGTCCGGCGACATGATCGAGGGCACCATCACCGCCACCCTGCTGAACCGCGCCGAGCCGGGCGCCATCGAGGCCCGCCGCGAGGCCGCGGGGAAGCTGTACTCGGTGGAGGAGTTCGCCGCCGAGGTGGCCGCGCTCGTGGGCCGGACCGACCTCGAGGTCGGCCACACCGAGCTCGTCGGCGGGGCGCAGGACTTCCTGGGGCAGGACTGA
- the fabG gene encoding 3-oxoacyl-ACP reductase FabG, which yields MAEQTEPGGRSVLVTGGNRGIGRAIAEAFLANGDRVAVTSRSGEGGPEGALTVAADVTDAASVDAAFRAVEEAHGPVEVLVANAGVTNDQLLLRMSEDDFTSVVDTNLTGAFRVVQRATKGMMRLKRGRIVLVSSVVGLLGSPGQVNYAASKSGLIGMARSITRELGARGITANVVAPGYIDTEMTRSLDEELKAQYRKSIPAGRFAEPEEVADVVRWLASPGAGYVSGAVIPVDGGLGMGH from the coding sequence ATGGCGGAGCAGACCGAGCCCGGAGGACGCAGCGTCCTCGTCACCGGAGGCAACCGCGGCATCGGCCGCGCGATCGCGGAGGCCTTCCTCGCGAACGGCGACCGCGTCGCCGTGACCTCCCGCTCCGGCGAGGGCGGTCCCGAGGGCGCCCTGACGGTCGCCGCGGACGTCACGGACGCCGCCTCCGTGGACGCCGCTTTCCGCGCGGTCGAGGAGGCCCACGGCCCCGTCGAGGTGCTCGTGGCCAACGCCGGCGTGACCAACGACCAGCTGCTGCTGCGCATGTCCGAGGACGACTTCACCTCCGTGGTGGACACCAACCTCACCGGCGCCTTCCGCGTCGTGCAGCGTGCCACCAAGGGCATGATGCGCCTCAAGCGCGGTCGGATCGTGCTGGTCTCCTCCGTCGTGGGCCTGCTCGGCTCGCCCGGCCAGGTGAACTACGCCGCCTCGAAGTCCGGCCTCATCGGCATGGCCCGCTCCATCACCCGCGAGCTCGGCGCCCGCGGGATCACCGCGAACGTCGTGGCCCCCGGCTACATCGACACGGAGATGACGCGGTCCCTCGACGAGGAGCTGAAGGCCCAGTACAGGAAGTCCATCCCCGCCGGCCGGTTCGCCGAGCCCGAGGAGGTGGCCGACGTCGTGCGCTGGCTGGCCTCGCCGGGGGCCGGGTACGTCTCCGGCGCCGTGATCCCGGTCGACGGCGGCCTCGGCATGGGCCACTGA
- a CDS encoding DUF3099 domain-containing protein, which translates to MAAIVREPDAVQGVTTAAAPRSADRDARTRVYVVQMAVRTACFIAALFTHGWWQILFILGAVVLPYVAVVRVNNTGPREAGRRRDVARTAPAVPALPAEPSPVPTGPVVLVGEVVEDDDPAARRALPAGSPGETGRGRP; encoded by the coding sequence TTGGCCGCCATCGTCCGCGAGCCCGACGCCGTCCAGGGCGTCACCACCGCCGCCGCGCCGCGCAGCGCCGACCGCGACGCCCGCACGCGCGTCTACGTCGTCCAAATGGCGGTGCGCACCGCGTGCTTCATCGCCGCCCTGTTCACCCACGGCTGGTGGCAGATCCTGTTCATCCTCGGGGCCGTGGTGCTCCCCTATGTGGCCGTGGTCCGCGTGAACAACACCGGCCCCCGCGAGGCAGGGCGGCGCCGGGACGTGGCCCGCACGGCCCCCGCCGTCCCGGCCCTGCCCGCCGAGCCCTCCCCCGTTCCGACCGGCCCCGTCGTGCTGGTCGGCGAAGTCGTGGAGGACGACGACCCCGCCGCGCGTCGTGCCCTGCCGGCCGGCTCCCCCGGCGAGACCGGACGAGGCCGCCCGTGA
- a CDS encoding SURF1 family cytochrome oxidase biogenesis protein: MTPAPAPTDTPDAPGAERLPPLRFGFLASGPWILGFVVCILFAFLCHGLAQWQWDRRVQVMHDVNRVLANYDDDPVPFAEAPRLFTDFDSEDEWTPVTLTGRYETDETLVVRNRPRAGAPGYEVLVPFVTEEGVTVIVDRGWLPIGSQPGRPDAIPAPDPAAGEVVVRVKPGEPALDRDAPEGQVPSIDLAAIERILGRPIADTAYGLMVSESPAAATVPNQLVAPTLDEGPHLSYAIQWYIFAAMGFAVWGYSAWMKARNDRADALEDAEDDGLLAARRAPRPKARRRRRGGRPSDEEVEDALQEDVLRDRPGQASEIRSR, encoded by the coding sequence ATGACGCCCGCCCCGGCCCCCACCGACACGCCGGACGCCCCGGGCGCCGAGCGCCTGCCGCCCCTGCGGTTCGGCTTCCTGGCCTCCGGCCCGTGGATCCTCGGGTTCGTCGTCTGCATCCTCTTCGCGTTCCTCTGCCACGGGCTCGCCCAGTGGCAGTGGGACCGCCGTGTGCAGGTGATGCACGACGTCAACCGGGTGCTCGCCAACTACGACGACGACCCGGTGCCGTTCGCGGAGGCCCCCCGGCTGTTCACGGACTTCGACTCCGAGGACGAGTGGACGCCCGTCACGCTCACGGGCCGGTACGAGACGGACGAGACCCTCGTGGTGCGGAACCGGCCGCGCGCCGGCGCCCCCGGCTACGAGGTGCTCGTCCCCTTCGTCACGGAGGAGGGCGTCACGGTGATCGTGGACCGCGGCTGGCTGCCGATCGGCTCCCAGCCGGGCCGTCCGGACGCGATCCCCGCCCCGGACCCCGCGGCCGGGGAGGTCGTGGTGCGGGTCAAGCCCGGTGAGCCCGCGCTGGACCGCGACGCCCCGGAGGGGCAGGTGCCCTCCATCGACCTCGCGGCGATCGAGCGGATCCTCGGCCGGCCGATCGCGGACACCGCCTACGGGCTCATGGTGTCCGAGTCGCCCGCCGCGGCCACCGTGCCGAACCAGCTCGTGGCCCCGACGCTCGACGAGGGCCCTCACCTCTCCTATGCGATCCAGTGGTACATCTTCGCCGCCATGGGCTTCGCCGTGTGGGGGTACTCCGCCTGGATGAAGGCGCGCAACGACCGCGCCGACGCCCTCGAGGACGCCGAGGACGACGGCCTGCTCGCCGCGCGTCGTGCGCCCCGGCCGAAGGCCCGGCGGCGCCGCCGCGGCGGCCGCCCCTCCGACGAGGAGGTCGAGGACGCGCTGCAGGAGGACGTCCTGCGGGACCGGCCCGGTCAGGCCAGCGAGATCAGGTCGAGGTAG